The region AACCGTAAATAAACTTAGCTAAAAAGAGCGCCGCAATAAATAATATACCGAGGTTTAAATCTTTAAATCGCCCCGTTAACAGTTTAATAACCGCATATGAGATAAAGCCAAAACCAATAGCATTTGCGATTGAAAAAGTCAGAGGCATGAGTAAACAAACAATCACAACCGGTGCAGCTTCAGTTAAGTCCTCCCACTCAACATTCACTAAACCTGACATCATTAATATGGCCACATAAAATAATGCGCCGCTGGTAGCATAAGCGGGTACCATACCAGCAAGTGGCGCAAAAAATAACGCGGCTATAAACAATAAACCGACGACTACAGCCGTTAAACCAGTTCGTCCCCCCGCACTCACACCTGCCGTACTTTCAATATAACTAGTTGTAGTTGAGGTGCCTAAAGTAGCCCCTGCAATGGTCGCCAAACTGTCTGCACTTAATGCACGCTTAACACGAGGAAGCTTACCTTCTTCATCTAAGAATCCACCGCGCTGAGCCACTGCAACTAATGTCCCAGATGTATCGAACAAATCAACAAATAAGAAAGCAAAAATAACCGAAATCATACTTATTTCAAGCACACCCGATAAATCCATTTTCATGAAGGTAGGTGCTATAGAAGGTGGCATCGACATAATACCGTTATAGCTCACTTCACCAAATAACAACGCGATGCCAGTGACAATAAAAATACTCAACATAACAGCAGCTTTAAGCCCACGTTGCACCATGGCAATTATCAGAAAAAAGCCAACTGCAGCCATCACTGCTGAAAATGAAGTAATATCACCCATGGTGACTAATGTTGCTGGGCTAGCAACTACAATACCCGCACTTTTCAGGCCAATAAATGCGAGAAATAAACCGATACCCGCAGCAATACCCAGTCGTAAGCTCATGGGAATACTATTAACTATCCATTCTCTAATTTTAATTAATGACAAAATTAAGAAACAAACACCGGACATGAACACAGCACCTAGCGCCGTTTCCCAGCTATAACCCATTTCACCCACAACCGTGTAAGTAAAAAACGCATTGAGCCCCATACCTGGTGCAAGTGCAATCGGATAGTTAGCAACAAAACCCATGACTAAACACCCAATAGCGGCAGCCAAACACGTTGCAACAAACACTGCACCTGGGTCCATTCCAGCATCGGCTAACATCATTGGGTTTACAAAAATGATATAAGCCATAGTTAGAAAGGTGGTGAGACCTGCGACAACTTCTTGTTTTAAACTTGATTGATTTTCTTTGAGTTTGAACAGTTTCTCTAACATGAAACCTAAATCCTTGAAAAAGGGAATGGAATAAAATTTATTCATCTACATTAGGCAATAAAGCTAATTAAGATGACTTTTAAGTGAATGGGATTATAGGTATATATATGGCTTTTAGCCATATTCCAACGATAAACACTCATATTCGCTAGCAAGACAATTTAAAGTAATGATAACAAACTATTTCATGAATTTTAGGCAAAAAAAATGCCTACTCAAAAGAGTAGGCAGACAAGTTAAAAAGTTTTCCAGTATGGGGAGAGGAAAACTGCTTCACAATTAAGTGAAAAACTTAAAAGTAAACTAGCAATAGAGAACTAATTTACTGATTGTCTAAAGACGCCCAAGGGCGACAGAAAAAAGGGTTGATACGGTAAAGCAAAGTTTAAGGAGGGTTAGCCCTTAAACGACATGGCATAAAAGCCATTAGACAAAACTTCAGGGTTTAACCAAGTGTTCTGTCCGTAAATTGTGTAATAACCTGTGTAAGACATAGTATTGCTCCAAATTAAGTTGTTAATAAACCTAGTCTTGCTGGGCTCGGTTCCTTGGAACTAACTTTTACTCAATCCATTGAGACAACTTATCACTCGATTCCTTGGAGACGGTATCCATCCTGGATGAACTAGAATTGAAAAGCAGTGTTGCTCTTCAACGAGATAGATAATACCAAACTGTAAGTTTATTACAAGTATTTATTTGATCTTTTTCAAAATCAGCCTAATAAAGAAACATTATTACATTTTTATGACTTAATAAAACAAGTAGCTTTACCCAATAAAGGATAAAGCCACTACATATAGTGTTAGATTGTTTTTTAACCTACCATTTACCCATTAATCAAGTTATGTAATAAAGTTACCAATGGAGATGCTGTAGGTTTACCGTATAAAGGATGACCTTCAACGGCACTTCCTGCAATATCGATATGTGCAAACGGTAATGGTGTCTGCGCGTTTGATCCGTGCTGATCTAAGCCTGCTGCATTGATCAAGAATGCTGCAGGGTATTGATGTCCTCTAGCTGTAATAGCTGACGGTCCATTATTTGATGATAATAACTCGCCCTGACCAGAAACATTCTCAACCTTAGCAAAGTCATCTTTTCGTAACGTCGACAATTCAATCGCTTCTCCCCATTGATCGGCAATAGCAGCTAACTTCACCCCTACGCCAACATCACGGGCAACTTTGTTTTCAACTACTGCGGTATATCCGCCATAACATCGCACCACATGACCCGTTAAGGTCGCCACTGAAAATAACTGCGGTTTAATGGCTGTTTTCGCCTGAATACGTAAATGTGACAATAAATCAGCTAAGACTAAGCGCCCTTCAGCATCGGTATTACCAATTCTGACTCGCACGCCTGCGTGACTAGTAATAATTTCATCAGGAACAAAAGCATCACTGCCGATACTGTTTCGTACTAATCCCAACTCCGCGACGACTCTGATACCTTTAGGTTTTAAAATAGATAAGGTTTTCATTAATCCTGCAACGGCTGCTGCACCACCTTTATCACGACTCATGCCAGCCATACCACCGGCAACTTTAATATCAGCACCACCGGTATCGTAAATAACGCCTTTACCCGCAAAGAAGAATGTTTTCTCAATAGTGCCTTTAGCGGCATATTCAAGCTTAACCACTCTAGGCTGATGTCTTGTCACCTCGAACGAAGCGCGGCCAACTGCACATAATAGTGGATAGTCTCTTTCTAATTCTTCTCGTTCTTCAACGACACTAACGGCTAAACCACTACCTTCAAAAGCATCGACACAATAATCAGCAAAAGCTGGCGCCGCCATTCTTTCAGGTTCTGTTCCACATAAATCTCTAGCAAGTACTTTGCCCGTTTCAACTGCATTAAGCAGCTCACTGCATTTATCTGAACCTAATAAACCAATAGCCCTGAAGGCCGGAGAGATATCTGTTGCTTCACGTAATTCGAGTGATTGCCATAATTCTTGCCCGCAAGCTAAAGCGGCAACCTGTTGAGCAAACTGATAACGCTTATCTTTACTGGTATCAACAACTAGTAATGGTTTAACTGCGCCAGCGGCCTTTGCAATGACAATCCCTTCCCTTGCCGCTTTTGCAAAGACACTGACATCGCTATATTCGTTTTCAGCGTTAACAACCGGAGCAATAATTAATCGCCCGCCGGATAAACCAGGTGCCAATAATAAGGTGGCAGTTTTACCAATGCGCTGATCTATTTGTTTCGCATGATTTGCGAGAAGTTTAATTTCGTCTTGCGCTATTGCGGCTAGATCCGTTGTCACCACAACCACAGCATCCCAGCCGTTGCCTTCAAAAATAGCTTGGTCATTTTGTACATCTATTACATTCACTTGGAACATGCGTCTTCCTTATCGTTATTTTAGTTTTTATCAGTGATGTTCAGGCGTTAGAAGATAAATAATAGACATTAATCACCCTGAAAGTATATAAATTTACGTTAACCAGACAGTTAATATTTATTTACATAAAATTGATTCAGAGCACACATTCAACCATGAGCAATTCACTCTCTATTAACTGCAGTATGGTAAACTGTATACATCTATTCCCACCTCAAAAATAACTCAGGGAGTCTTCGTGACAGCTATTAATACATTATACCCTCAGCCATTATGGCAATGGTTCGAACAAATTTGTGCTATTCCGCATCCATCAAAATTTGAGCAGGCACTTAGCGAACACATTCAGCAATGGGCTAAATCAAAAAACCTACAGGTCGTCGAAGATAAAGTCGG is a window of Shewanella donghaensis DNA encoding:
- a CDS encoding NCS2 family permease — translated: MLEKLFKLKENQSSLKQEVVAGLTTFLTMAYIIFVNPMMLADAGMDPGAVFVATCLAAAIGCLVMGFVANYPIALAPGMGLNAFFTYTVVGEMGYSWETALGAVFMSGVCFLILSLIKIREWIVNSIPMSLRLGIAAGIGLFLAFIGLKSAGIVVASPATLVTMGDITSFSAVMAAVGFFLIIAMVQRGLKAAVMLSIFIVTGIALLFGEVSYNGIMSMPPSIAPTFMKMDLSGVLEISMISVIFAFLFVDLFDTSGTLVAVAQRGGFLDEEGKLPRVKRALSADSLATIAGATLGTSTTTSYIESTAGVSAGGRTGLTAVVVGLLFIAALFFAPLAGMVPAYATSGALFYVAILMMSGLVNVEWEDLTEAAPVVIVCLLMPLTFSIANAIGFGFISYAVIKLLTGRFKDLNLGILFIAALFLAKFIYG
- a CDS encoding M17 family metallopeptidase, encoding MFQVNVIDVQNDQAIFEGNGWDAVVVVTTDLAAIAQDEIKLLANHAKQIDQRIGKTATLLLAPGLSGGRLIIAPVVNAENEYSDVSVFAKAAREGIVIAKAAGAVKPLLVVDTSKDKRYQFAQQVAALACGQELWQSLELREATDISPAFRAIGLLGSDKCSELLNAVETGKVLARDLCGTEPERMAAPAFADYCVDAFEGSGLAVSVVEEREELERDYPLLCAVGRASFEVTRHQPRVVKLEYAAKGTIEKTFFFAGKGVIYDTGGADIKVAGGMAGMSRDKGGAAAVAGLMKTLSILKPKGIRVVAELGLVRNSIGSDAFVPDEIITSHAGVRVRIGNTDAEGRLVLADLLSHLRIQAKTAIKPQLFSVATLTGHVVRCYGGYTAVVENKVARDVGVGVKLAAIADQWGEAIELSTLRKDDFAKVENVSGQGELLSSNNGPSAITARGHQYPAAFLINAAGLDQHGSNAQTPLPFAHIDIAGSAVEGHPLYGKPTASPLVTLLHNLING